The following proteins come from a genomic window of Scomber japonicus isolate fScoJap1 chromosome 4, fScoJap1.pri, whole genome shotgun sequence:
- the slc66a1 gene encoding lysosomal amino acid transporter 1 homolog, with protein MVTDGVLARGSFGWSTQGNFTSLCPNGTKWVWDGLGECAQGARDMASIYLGLLSILCFMVSSLPQYYSSCKTGNMDSALSIWFLLLWLGGDTCNLVGSFLADQLPLQTYTAVYYVVADLLMLAMYLYYKTRNSLSERRRVLNVVGVVCVLGFTSSLVHLPGLGTQPEMIPSGFRGRTLLSTSDVTPIKAFTTKEIIGFTIGSVSSVLYLCSRLPQMYTNFIRKSTDGVSYFLFALVILGNTTYGLSVLLKNPDNGDGERSYLVHHLPWLIGSLGTLSLDVAISFQFLIYRKASAPEDSSHDETRPLIGS; from the exons ATGGTGACAGATGGAGTCCTCGCACGGGGATCCTTTGGATGGTCCACTCAGGGTAACTTCACTTCACTGTGTCCTAATGGGACAAAATGGGTCTGGGATGGACTCGGCGAATGTGCCCAGGGCGCAAGAGATATGGCCAGTATCTACCTAGGCCTGCTGTCCATTCTCTGCTTCATGGTGTCTTCGCTCCC ACAGTACTATAGCTCCTGTAAAACAGGGAATATGGACAGCGCCCTCTCTATTTGgtttctgctgctgtggttggGAGGTGACACCTGCAATCTGGTGGGCTCCTTCCTGGCCGACCAGCTTCCACTTCAG ACGTATACAGCAGTTTATTACGTTGTGGCTGATTTGCTGATGCTGGCCATGTACTTATACTACAAGACAAGGAACAGTCTATCTGAAc GCAGGAGGGTTTTAAATGTTGTGGGTGTAGTCTGCGTTCTGGGCTTCACCAGCAGCCTCGTCCACCTCCCCGGGTTAGGCACCCAACCAGAAATGATTCCCTCTGGGTTCAGAGGGCGTACCCTGCTCTCAACCTCTGATGTTACCCCCATCAAG GCTTTTACCACTAAAGAAATTATTGGTTTCACCATCGGCTCGGTGTCATCAGTGCTCTACCTCTGTTCCAGACTTCCCCAGATGTACACTAAT TTTATACGGAAGTCAACAGATGGagtttcttacttcctgttcgCTCTCGTCATTTTGGGAAACACCACATACGGCCTTAGTGTCCTACTGAAGAACCCTGATAATGGCGATGGAGAGAGAAGCTACCTGGTCCATCACCTGCCCTGGCTCATCGGCAGCCTCGGCACACTCTCCTTAGACGTAGCT ATCTCCTTCCAGTTCTTGATTTACCGCAAGGCTTCGGCACCGGAGGACAGCAGCCACGATGAGACGAGGCCACTGATTGGGAGCTAA